The Bacillus marinisedimentorum genome contains a region encoding:
- the udk gene encoding uridine kinase, whose protein sequence is MGKKPVVIGVAGGSGSGKTTVTRAIIKHLSEENILMLEQDYYYKDQSALPMEERLKTNYDHPFAFDNDLLIDHIYELLQRNPIEKPVYDYKMHTRSTEVINVEPKDVIILEGILVLEDERLRDLMDIKVFVDTDADIRIIRRLLRDIKDRGRSIDSVIEQYVSVVRPMHLQFIEPTKRYADIIVPEGGQNHVAIDLLATKIQTVLEEKPIL, encoded by the coding sequence ATGGGAAAGAAGCCTGTCGTCATCGGGGTTGCCGGAGGATCCGGGTCCGGCAAAACAACCGTTACCCGTGCGATAATCAAGCACTTATCCGAAGAAAACATCCTTATGCTTGAGCAGGATTATTATTACAAAGATCAGAGCGCTTTGCCAATGGAAGAGCGGCTGAAAACGAATTATGACCATCCGTTCGCCTTTGATAATGATCTTTTGATCGATCATATTTATGAGCTCCTGCAGCGGAATCCGATTGAAAAACCGGTTTATGATTATAAAATGCATACCAGATCGACCGAAGTGATAAACGTAGAGCCGAAAGATGTCATTATTCTTGAAGGCATCCTTGTTTTAGAAGATGAACGTCTCCGTGATCTGATGGACATTAAAGTATTTGTTGATACGGATGCCGATATCAGAATCATCCGCCGGCTGCTCCGCGACATTAAAGACAGGGGCCGGAGTATCGATTCTGTCATCGAACAATATGTCAGTGTTGTGCGGCCGATGCATTTGCAATTTATCGAACCGACAAAACGGTATGCTGACATCATCGTTCCTGAAGGCGGCCAAAACCATGTTGCCATTGATCTGCTTGCGACGAAAATCCAGACAGTTCTTGAAGAAAAACCCATTTTGTAA
- the greA gene encoding transcription elongation factor GreA, with protein sequence MSEEKSYYMTEEGKAKLENELEYMKTEKRKEVVERIKIARGFGDLSENSEYDAAKDEQAFVESRIASLENMIRNAVIIENDQAASDTVVLGKTVRFQELPDGDEEEYQIVGSAEADPFEGKISNDSPMAKSLLSRRVGEQVAVQTPGGEISVKIIDVK encoded by the coding sequence ATGTCTGAAGAAAAAAGCTATTATATGACCGAAGAAGGTAAAGCAAAATTAGAAAATGAACTGGAATACATGAAAACGGAAAAACGGAAAGAAGTTGTTGAGCGTATTAAAATTGCAAGAGGTTTCGGTGATCTTTCTGAGAACTCCGAATACGATGCCGCCAAAGACGAGCAGGCGTTTGTCGAGTCCAGGATCGCCTCTCTTGAAAATATGATCCGCAATGCGGTCATTATTGAAAATGACCAGGCAGCTTCAGATACAGTGGTGCTCGGTAAGACCGTCCGGTTTCAGGAACTTCCAGATGGTGATGAGGAAGAATATCAAATTGTGGGAAGTGCTGAAGCAGACCCATTCGAAGGCAAGATTTCAAATGACTCGCCAATGGCAAAGAGCCTCCTCAGCCGCCGTGTCGGTGAACAGGTTGCCGTTCAGACACCGGGTGGAGAAATCAGCGTAAAAATCATTGACGTTAAATAA
- the mtnN gene encoding 5'-methylthioadenosine/S-adenosylhomocysteine nucleosidase has product MRIGIIGAMDEEVELLREKIADRNETSVAGCDFYCGTIGGLDVVLLKSGIGKTNAAMATAILNERFKPDYVINTGSAGGFHQKLDVGDVVISEEVRHHDVDATIFGYEYGQVPQMPAGYKPDPYLVDVAEKAAAKLEGAAVERGLIATGDSFMNDADRVEFVRKKFPDLYAAEMEAASIAQVCHQFGIPFVIIRSLSDIAGKESNISFEQFLEKAALHSANLILDMLDIIGDKNR; this is encoded by the coding sequence ATGAGAATCGGTATCATAGGGGCAATGGACGAAGAAGTCGAATTGCTGCGCGAAAAGATTGCAGACAGAAACGAAACATCCGTCGCAGGGTGCGATTTTTACTGCGGGACAATAGGAGGCCTTGATGTTGTGCTTCTTAAGTCAGGAATCGGAAAAACCAATGCAGCGATGGCAACGGCCATCCTGAATGAACGGTTCAAGCCGGATTATGTCATCAACACCGGCTCAGCGGGAGGATTTCATCAAAAACTTGATGTAGGCGATGTCGTCATTTCAGAAGAGGTGCGCCACCATGATGTGGATGCGACTATCTTCGGTTATGAATATGGACAGGTTCCGCAAATGCCGGCAGGGTATAAGCCTGACCCTTACCTGGTGGATGTGGCTGAAAAAGCCGCAGCCAAGCTGGAAGGAGCTGCAGTTGAGCGCGGCCTTATCGCAACCGGTGATTCGTTTATGAATGACGCGGATCGTGTTGAATTTGTGAGGAAGAAGTTTCCGGACTTGTATGCAGCAGAAATGGAGGCCGCTTCGATCGCCCAGGTTTGCCACCAGTTCGGCATACCGTTTGTCATTATCCGTTCCTTGTCTGATATCGCCGGAAAAGAATCGAACATCAGTTTTGAACAATTTCTTGAAAAGGCAGCGCTTCATTCGGCCAACCTGATTTTGGATATGCTTGACATCATCGGAGATAAAAACAGGTGA
- a CDS encoding YrrS family protein, translating to MANTGRRLAKKSRERRYNKLLNTFIAVVLGLIVLIGGSILLGNNDEEASVEPQPDTGSEEASGNEEQEAVPEKEETSDAAGDETSQAEDSGEDNSSDEEQTDENGEEQNGEEASAGEGDDVTEQYSDNPNVVSAVKGAWEPIGTEQEGAHEATEYNKGSQEWKEMEQAAAYGAGLDPNNMITWRIENNGGPQRSHAVITPKDQSAIYDVELVWVDGQGWKPEVVKQLKENPWK from the coding sequence ATGGCAAACACGGGAAGAAGATTGGCAAAGAAATCGAGGGAAAGAAGATACAACAAATTATTGAACACATTTATAGCAGTCGTCCTCGGTTTGATTGTCCTCATCGGGGGCTCGATTCTGCTGGGAAACAATGACGAAGAGGCCTCTGTTGAACCGCAGCCTGATACGGGGTCAGAAGAAGCTTCCGGTAACGAAGAGCAAGAGGCGGTTCCTGAAAAGGAAGAGACCTCTGATGCTGCAGGAGATGAAACATCCCAGGCTGAAGACAGTGGAGAAGATAACAGCAGTGATGAGGAACAAACTGATGAAAATGGAGAAGAACAAAACGGGGAAGAAGCTTCTGCCGGTGAAGGCGATGATGTTACTGAACAATACAGTGACAACCCGAATGTTGTCAGTGCCGTTAAAGGGGCATGGGAGCCGATTGGCACAGAGCAGGAAGGTGCCCATGAAGCTACTGAATATAATAAGGGAAGCCAGGAATGGAAAGAGATGGAGCAGGCAGCCGCATACGGTGCAGGGCTGGATCCTAACAATATGATCACTTGGAGAATCGAAAATAATGGCGGTCCTCAACGATCCCATGCTGTAATTACCCCTAAGGACCAATCCGCAATTTATGATGTCGAGCTGGTGTGGGTTGATGGACAGGGCTGGAAGCCCGAAGTGGTGAAACAGCTGAAAGAGAATCCATGGAAGTGA
- a CDS encoding peptidase U32 family protein yields the protein MALAETAVRENGKRVIKKKPELLAPAGNLEKLKVAVRYGADAVYIGGQEFGLRSNAGNFTIEQMAEGVEFAKKFNAKIYVTTNIYAHNENMSGLEEYLRDLERAGVTGIIVADPLIIETCQRVAPNVEVHLSTQQSLTNWKAAQFWKEQGMHRVVLAREASHDEIKEMKEKVDIEIETFIHGAMCIAYSGRCTLSNHMTARDSNRGGCCQSCRWDYDLLKTESDEKGADEIPLFDEGDKPFAMSPKDLNLLLSIPRMIELGIDSLKIEGRMKSIHYVATVVSVYRKVIDAYCADPDNFEIKKEWIEELDKCANRDTAPAFFEGVPGHEEQMFGEHGRATKYEFAGFVMDYNQETGIVTLQQRNHFKPGDEVEFFGPEIDNFSQKVEKIWDEDGNELDAARHPLQIVKIKAAHPVFPYNMMRKEN from the coding sequence ATGGCACTTGCAGAAACTGCAGTGAGGGAGAACGGCAAGCGCGTCATCAAGAAAAAGCCTGAACTGCTGGCACCAGCCGGAAACCTTGAAAAACTGAAAGTTGCTGTCCGTTACGGCGCAGATGCCGTTTATATCGGCGGACAGGAATTTGGCCTCCGTTCGAATGCCGGTAATTTCACGATTGAACAGATGGCGGAAGGCGTGGAGTTCGCCAAAAAATTCAATGCGAAAATTTATGTAACGACTAATATATATGCCCATAACGAAAACATGTCCGGCCTTGAAGAATACTTGCGGGATCTGGAAAGAGCAGGAGTGACGGGCATCATCGTCGCCGATCCGCTCATCATCGAAACATGCCAGCGGGTGGCGCCGAATGTGGAGGTGCATCTAAGCACCCAGCAGTCCCTAACCAACTGGAAAGCGGCCCAGTTCTGGAAGGAACAGGGCATGCACAGAGTCGTCCTGGCAAGGGAAGCGAGCCATGACGAAATCAAGGAAATGAAGGAAAAAGTCGATATTGAAATCGAAACATTCATCCATGGAGCCATGTGCATCGCCTATTCCGGCCGCTGTACACTGAGTAACCATATGACTGCGCGCGATTCAAACCGGGGCGGCTGCTGCCAGTCTTGCCGCTGGGATTATGATTTGCTTAAAACTGAAAGCGATGAAAAAGGAGCAGACGAAATCCCCTTGTTTGATGAAGGGGACAAGCCGTTTGCCATGAGTCCGAAGGATTTGAATCTGCTGCTGTCGATCCCGCGGATGATTGAACTGGGAATCGACAGCCTGAAAATCGAAGGCCGGATGAAGTCCATTCATTATGTCGCCACAGTTGTCAGTGTATACCGGAAAGTGATTGATGCATACTGCGCCGATCCTGACAATTTTGAAATCAAGAAGGAATGGATCGAAGAACTTGATAAATGCGCAAACCGTGATACCGCACCAGCCTTCTTTGAAGGGGTGCCGGGACATGAGGAGCAAATGTTCGGTGAACATGGCCGTGCGACAAAATATGAGTTTGCCGGCTTTGTCATGGATTATAATCAGGAAACCGGCATCGTAACCCTGCAGCAGCGCAACCATTTCAAACCAGGTGACGAAGTGGAATTCTTCGGCCCGGAAATTGATAATTTCTCACAGAAAGTCGAAAAGATCTGGGATGAAGACGGCAATGAGCTTGATGCAGCGCGTCATCCGCTTCAGATTGTCAAAATCAAAGCGGCACACCCTGTATTCCCATACAATATGATGCGGAAGGAGAATTAA
- a CDS encoding peptidoglycan D,D-transpeptidase FtsI family protein — protein sequence MKTGKRITQLAVLLAVCLLLLLGRLVQLQLLSTEDFSRRGINLIQKSIEQRTRSLALNTGRGTITDRTGVPLNVAEKTELVLFPFIKDMEWPVGKVAEIAGVSEEELHEAVKEAAEPVVFKNDDSFQLSKTEAEKINGLNIPGVFAVSRQTETRNIPASHLIGITGENPALLRQRYPEKLEAGTVRESTKLGITGLEASFDEFLVSEGPEELLYHVDRQGGPLFGLEVKYAAPANPYYPIKIKTTIDRAVQEKAEEILDGNRLENGGLVLLDIKKSEVLALASRPHYGSESPLEGKGGLNQMLQPLVPGSIFKIVTAAASIEKDIAGPNRTFDCNQNLYGDGAAARPKGHLSFPESFAQSCNRTFAQLAQELLKDNPDTLDDYAEKLGITARSGWTGDLYHLGEFRQLKEEKGGQIWEEQGEQYEKKSHKAVAQTAIGQKNVRVSPLAAANMMATIARGGQSKQVKAVSEILYKNDSVMYAFDDRVLVDETISPYTANVLKEMLLEVTESEKGTGRFLQHAEYKVAGKSGTAEVGGGQNLENKWFIGYFPAEKPKYALAVVSIAGEAGTHPANSVFLDMVNALHDHDAAGEPAQAEAGA from the coding sequence ATGAAAACAGGAAAGAGGATTACACAACTGGCTGTTTTATTGGCGGTCTGCCTGCTTCTCTTACTGGGAAGGCTTGTTCAGTTGCAGCTGCTTAGTACTGAAGACTTTTCCCGGCGTGGAATCAATCTGATCCAAAAGAGCATTGAACAGCGGACAAGAAGTCTTGCTCTGAATACGGGACGCGGCACCATTACCGACCGCACCGGCGTTCCCTTGAATGTGGCAGAGAAAACCGAACTCGTCCTTTTTCCATTCATAAAAGATATGGAGTGGCCGGTCGGAAAAGTTGCGGAAATTGCCGGCGTTTCCGAAGAGGAACTTCATGAAGCGGTAAAAGAAGCAGCTGAACCGGTTGTTTTTAAAAACGATGATTCTTTCCAGCTGTCAAAAACAGAGGCAGAGAAAATCAACGGATTGAATATCCCAGGGGTGTTCGCCGTTTCAAGGCAAACAGAAACGCGGAACATTCCAGCTTCCCATTTGATTGGCATTACGGGTGAGAACCCTGCTTTACTCCGGCAAAGATATCCGGAAAAACTTGAAGCCGGAACGGTGAGGGAGTCTACAAAGCTCGGCATTACAGGCCTTGAAGCTTCATTTGACGAGTTTTTGGTGAGCGAAGGACCCGAAGAACTTTTATATCATGTTGACCGCCAGGGTGGACCGCTCTTTGGCCTGGAAGTCAAATACGCAGCACCAGCGAATCCGTATTATCCCATTAAAATAAAAACGACCATCGACCGTGCTGTACAGGAAAAAGCGGAAGAGATTCTTGACGGCAACCGCCTTGAAAATGGGGGCCTTGTCCTGCTTGATATAAAAAAAAGTGAAGTTCTTGCACTGGCGAGCCGGCCGCATTATGGTTCTGAATCGCCTCTTGAAGGAAAAGGGGGGCTTAATCAGATGCTCCAGCCGCTGGTCCCCGGTTCCATCTTTAAAATTGTGACTGCCGCCGCATCAATCGAGAAAGATATCGCAGGGCCAAACCGCACATTTGACTGTAATCAGAACTTATATGGAGACGGGGCAGCCGCCCGCCCGAAAGGACATTTATCATTCCCGGAAAGCTTCGCCCAGAGCTGTAACCGAACCTTTGCCCAGCTTGCACAAGAGCTTTTAAAAGACAATCCGGATACGCTTGATGACTATGCGGAAAAACTGGGCATCACTGCCCGGTCAGGATGGACAGGTGACTTATATCATCTGGGGGAATTCCGGCAGCTGAAGGAAGAAAAAGGCGGCCAAATCTGGGAAGAACAGGGCGAACAATATGAAAAGAAATCGCACAAGGCTGTAGCTCAGACGGCAATCGGCCAAAAAAATGTGAGAGTATCTCCGCTTGCGGCAGCCAATATGATGGCGACGATTGCCAGGGGCGGTCAGTCTAAGCAGGTCAAAGCCGTAAGCGAAATTCTTTATAAAAATGATTCAGTCATGTACGCTTTTGACGATAGAGTGTTAGTGGATGAAACGATAAGCCCGTATACAGCAAATGTTTTAAAGGAAATGCTGTTGGAGGTCACAGAAAGCGAAAAAGGAACCGGCCGTTTCCTTCAGCACGCTGAATATAAGGTGGCGGGAAAATCCGGCACAGCCGAAGTGGGCGGCGGGCAAAACCTTGAGAACAAATGGTTCATCGGCTATTTTCCGGCGGAAAAACCCAAATATGCGCTGGCGGTCGTAAGCATTGCCGGCGAGGCGGGAACACATCCGGCCAATTCGGTTTTTCTGGATATGGTCAATGCGCTTCATGACCATGATGCGGCTGGTGAACCGGCACAGGCGGAAGCAGGGGCATAA
- a CDS encoding DUF2536 family protein, whose translation MKLDLTPLSDKVEFFEAPSISALEKAVNEKIEDNKAILLEVHSVSHHVSFHPEIGRPIYSAAVHFKSKN comes from the coding sequence ATGAAGCTGGATCTAACCCCACTATCCGATAAAGTGGAATTTTTCGAAGCCCCATCAATAAGTGCGCTTGAAAAAGCGGTCAACGAAAAAATAGAGGATAACAAGGCGATATTACTTGAAGTCCATTCCGTATCACACCATGTGTCGTTTCATCCTGAAATCGGCAGGCCAATTTATTCTGCAGCGGTCCATTTCAAATCGAAAAATTGA